The following are encoded in a window of Lactobacillus panisapium genomic DNA:
- the rseP gene encoding RIP metalloprotease RseP: MKGILIFLVVFGLLVFVHEFGHFIVAKKCGILVREFSIGMGPKLFQVRRNPTTYTIRWLPLGGYVRLASKDDEAELKPGMTVILQTNEQNEVVRIDASGSDIPIEGLPLQITEVDLVDQLVIKGYENGEEDKLVSYQVNHDATVIDQSNTELIIAPRDTQFQEANVWQKLATNVAGPLMNIILGFVVFLIWTFTIPGPATTTIGAVEANSPAEQAAVEPGSKFVSINGHKTTTFNEISNQINASKGKALSIVLTSHGKTKTVSVKPKTVKIQGQKVYQIGIKAKSDDRVLAKAKRGWDTAVSTTGMIFNALGGLIRHFSLNKLSGPVGIYSQTSQVSQMGFTYLLAFLAMISINLGIVNLVPIPGLDGGKLLLNLIEIFRGKPISEDHEAIVELIGFGLLLLLIIAVTGNDIYRYFIK, from the coding sequence ATGAAGGGAATACTAATCTTTTTAGTTGTATTTGGTCTTTTGGTTTTTGTCCATGAATTCGGGCACTTTATCGTCGCAAAAAAATGCGGTATTTTAGTGCGCGAATTTTCTATTGGTATGGGACCAAAATTATTCCAAGTTCGTCGTAATCCTACAACTTATACTATTCGTTGGTTACCACTTGGTGGTTATGTTCGTTTAGCTAGTAAAGACGATGAAGCTGAGCTTAAACCTGGAATGACCGTAATTTTGCAGACTAATGAGCAAAATGAAGTCGTTCGGATTGATGCTTCTGGATCAGACATTCCAATTGAGGGCTTGCCGCTTCAAATAACAGAAGTTGATTTAGTGGATCAACTCGTTATTAAAGGCTATGAAAATGGGGAAGAGGATAAATTAGTTTCTTATCAGGTTAATCACGATGCAACTGTTATTGATCAATCCAATACGGAATTAATCATTGCTCCTCGTGACACCCAATTTCAAGAAGCTAATGTTTGGCAAAAGCTTGCAACTAATGTTGCGGGTCCCCTAATGAATATTATCTTGGGATTCGTTGTCTTTCTAATTTGGACCTTTACTATTCCCGGTCCGGCAACAACTACGATTGGAGCTGTTGAAGCCAATTCACCAGCTGAACAAGCAGCGGTTGAACCTGGATCAAAATTTGTTTCAATTAATGGTCATAAAACAACTACTTTTAATGAAATTTCTAATCAAATAAATGCCAGTAAAGGCAAAGCTTTAAGTATTGTTTTAACAAGTCATGGTAAAACTAAGACGGTCTCTGTTAAACCCAAAACGGTGAAAATACAAGGCCAAAAAGTTTATCAAATTGGTATCAAAGCCAAAAGTGATGACCGTGTCCTTGCAAAGGCTAAGCGTGGTTGGGATACAGCTGTATCAACAACCGGAATGATTTTTAATGCACTTGGCGGCTTGATTAGGCACTTTAGCTTAAATAAGCTGTCTGGACCTGTAGGTATTTATTCACAAACTTCACAGGTATCACAAATGGGCTTTACCTACTTATTAGCATTCTTGGCAATGATTTCAATAAATCTAGGAATTGTGAACTTAGTGCCAATTCCTGGCCTTGATGGGGGAAAGCTTTTGCTTAATCTCATTGAGATTTTCCGTGGCAAACCGATATCGGAAGATCATGAAGCAATAGTTGAATTAATTGGTTTTGGCCTTTTATTACTATTAATAATCGCAGTTACCGGTAATGATATTTACCGCTACTTTATAAAATAA
- a CDS encoding phosphatidate cytidylyltransferase: protein MKQRIITAVIALILFIPIVIAGGLWMDWLTVAFAAVGISEIFLMKKQILVSVNFLLALLATITWAVPDSFIKSMPFHWTKYGIYFALIMMMLTWTVLSKNKTTFDDVSVYTLGSLYIGTGFHYMASIRNSSNGLALLCYVFVVVWLTDTGAYMIGRQIGKHKLWPVISPNKTWEGSIGGTICAVICAAIYVYFVNVNYPFWQMVIFAFVLSIVGQMGDLVESAYKRYYGVKDSGKILPGHGGILDRFDSMLFVLPVFAALLGIVH from the coding sequence ATGAAACAACGGATAATCACAGCAGTTATTGCTTTAATTTTATTTATTCCAATCGTTATTGCGGGTGGATTGTGGATGGACTGGCTGACCGTGGCCTTTGCTGCAGTCGGCATCAGTGAAATCTTTTTAATGAAAAAACAGATACTGGTTTCTGTTAACTTTTTGTTGGCACTGCTTGCAACAATTACTTGGGCGGTTCCAGATAGCTTTATTAAGTCAATGCCATTCCATTGGACTAAATATGGAATTTATTTTGCCTTAATCATGATGATGCTAACTTGGACAGTTTTGTCAAAAAACAAGACAACTTTTGACGATGTTTCAGTTTACACGTTAGGTTCACTATATATTGGTACCGGTTTTCACTATATGGCAAGTATTAGAAATAGCAGCAATGGGTTAGCACTTTTATGCTATGTCTTTGTTGTAGTATGGCTAACAGATACTGGTGCCTATATGATAGGAAGGCAAATTGGTAAACATAAGTTGTGGCCTGTAATTAGTCCTAATAAAACCTGGGAGGGTTCAATTGGCGGAACTATTTGTGCTGTAATATGTGCCGCAATTTACGTTTACTTTGTTAATGTTAATTATCCATTCTGGCAAATGGTTATCTTTGCCTTTGTATTATCCATTGTAGGTCAAATGGGCGACCTAGTTGAATCTGCTTATAAGCGGTATTATGGCGTTAAAGATTCAGGTAAAATTCTGCCGGGACATGGTGGTATTTTAGACCGGTTTGATAGTATGCTATTTGTTTTACCCGTCTTTGCTGCTTTATTAGGAATCGTGCATTAG